One part of the Humulus lupulus chromosome 9, drHumLupu1.1, whole genome shotgun sequence genome encodes these proteins:
- the LOC133802358 gene encoding uncharacterized protein LOC133802358 has translation MTEGILTKVVGFETSAQVWAVLEVYFTTHTSAKIDQFTTQLQNFKKGSLALTNYLLKVKSIVDRLGSIGLKVSAKEHIAAIFKGLPPEYDTFIIFVNSRSQPYTVAEIESLLFSQEHRMERQTQEHRMERQTQELDSVNLAQYRGYKGRGTYSNNSSNFTNRSNSSASNFSGNSTVAPNPSTGRGLWNSYAASPCGGFSSSSTTTSRAIILGDIPHLDLFVSFVQGQDMFLLAAINNLIRSFQE, from the coding sequence ATGACTGAGGGGATTCTCACCAAAGTTGTTGGATTTGAAACTTCTGCTCAGGTTTGGGCTGTTCTTGAGGTATACTTCACAACTCATACCTCGGCTAAAATTGATCAATTCACTACTCAGCTTCAAAATTTTAAGAAAGGATCTCTTGCTTTGACTAACTATCTGTTGAAAGTTAAATCCATTGTTGATAGACTTGGATCTATTGGTCTCAAAGTCTCTGCCAAAGAACACATTGCTGCTATTTTCAAAGGTTTACCACCTGAGTATGATACTTTTATCATCTTCGTGAACTCTCGTTCTCAGCCCTATACGGTTGCAGAGATTGAATCTCTTCTCTTCTCGCAAGAGCATAGAATGGAGCGCCAAACTCAAGAGCATAGAATGGAACGCCAAACTCAAGAGCTTGATTCTGTTAATCTTGCTCAGTATCGTGGTTACAAAGGAAGAGGTACTTACTCGAACAACTCTTCCAATTTCACTAATCGCTCTAATTCTTCTGCTTCAAATTTTTCTGGCAATAGCACTGTTGCTCCGAATCCTAGCACTGGTCGTGGCTTGTGGAATTCGTATGCTGCAAGTCCTTGTGGAGGCTTCTCCTCCAGTTCAACTACCACTAGCAGGGCAATAATACTCGGGGATATTCCTCATCTCGACCTATTTGTCAGCTTTGTTCAAGGCCAGGACATGTTTCTTCTTGCTGCTATCAACAATTTAATACGGAGTTTCCAGGAGTAG